The window CGACCTCTCGGGCTTCGACCCGCGCGAGGAGCATCTGGCTGCCCTCGCCGATAGTGGCTTCCTGCTCGCCGCCCGAGACCGCGAGACAGGCCAGCCAGGCCTGGCGTTCGGCGAGGCAGGCCGCTCGATGGGCATCGAGTTCCACCGCACCTGGCTGCTGGCCGTGGGCTTTGAGCTCGCGGCGCTGTCGCCCGAGAATGCCCACCCGTTGAGCCGCGGCCTCCTGGCGCCAACGGCCCTGGCCAACCACCTGGTGCTGCTGGAGAGCGTAGACCAGGGACGGGTCGGCGTCCACCACGAGGCTCTGAGCGCCGACTCGCTCCGTGCCAGGCTGCAAGAGCTCGTGACGGACGCGCTCGCCGGGGCGGCCGTCGCCGGTGTCTCGGCACCCGCGACGCAGAGCTCTGCTTCGAACTTGGTGTGCCCATCGTGCCGGGCCCGAGTGGGCGGCGACGCGCGCTTCTGCCCGTCCTGCGGCAAGCCCATGCCGGCCCCCGAACCCGTCGTGCCGTCCTTCTGCCCCAAGTGCGGCGCCAGGACGCAGCCCGGGGGCCGCTTCTGCGTCCGCTGCGGCGAGGCGCTGAGCGCACTCGCCTGACCTCCGGAAGCCTGCTCGGAGCCGTTCGAGCGCCTTCACCAACTGTCGCGACTTAAGGAGTCGTCTGGCCATGCACAGAGCCGCCCTTGCCAGCTTGTTTCTCGCCGGCCTCCTGTCTCTTCCCGCACAGGCCGTTGCCGACTGGCCGCAGTTCCGGGGCCCCTTGGGCAACGGTCACGCCGCAGCGCCCGGCGACGGCAAGCCACTCGGTCTGCCCCTCCGCTGGAGCGAAACCGAGAACATCGCGTGGAAGACGGCGATCCCGCATCGCGGCTGGTCCTCGCCCGTCGTGCTCGGCGGCCAGGTGTGGCTCACCACGGCGACGACCGACGGCCACGACTTCTTCGCCGTGTGCGTGGACGCGGAGACGGGCAAGTTCCTGTTCAACGAGCGGCTGTTCCACTCGGACAAGCCCGAGCCGCTGGGGAACAACGTCAACTGCTACGGCTCGCCGACGCCCGTGATCGAGCCGGGGCGCGCCTACATCCACTTCGGCAGCTACGGCACCGCCTGCCTCGACACCGCGGCCTTCAAGGTGCTATGGGAGCGCACCGATCTGCCCTGCCGCCACTACCGCGGGCCGGGGGCCTCGCCCATCCTGTTCGAGGACCTGCTCATCCTGTCGTTCGATGGCGTAGACGTGCAATACCTCGCGGCCCTCGACAAGAAGACCGGCCGCACCGTGTGGAAGACCGACCGCACGACCGAGTGGGATGATCTGGATGCGGACGGCAAGCCGAAGATCGAGGGCGACTTCCGCAAGTCGTTCACCACGCCTCTCGTCTTCGAGGCAGGCGGCGTGGTGCAGATGATCAGCCCCGGCTCCAAGGCC is drawn from Planctomycetota bacterium and contains these coding sequences:
- a CDS encoding PQQ-binding-like beta-propeller repeat protein — translated: MHRAALASLFLAGLLSLPAQAVADWPQFRGPLGNGHAAAPGDGKPLGLPLRWSETENIAWKTAIPHRGWSSPVVLGGQVWLTTATTDGHDFFAVCVDAETGKFLFNERLFHSDKPEPLGNNVNCYGSPTPVIEPGRAYIHFGSYGTACLDTAAFKVLWERTDLPCRHYRGPGASPILFEDLLILSFDGVDVQYLAALDKKTGRTVWKTDRTTEWDDLDADGKPKIEGDFRKSFTTPLVFEAGGVVQMISPGSKACYSYDPRTGKELWHVRHTAHTSVLRPLFSHGLAIFCTGLGGPQLWAVRPDGRGDVSATHVAWKATQGAPRTPSPIIVGDLLYMVEDSGLLTCLEVATGKEVWKERLGGNYAASPIYADGRLYLCSQQGKTTVLKPGRIFEVLATNTLESGFMASPAVAGRALFLRTRTHLYRIEAPASPGK